A genome region from Yoonia vestfoldensis includes the following:
- a CDS encoding head-tail adaptor protein, with product MVRSLDRLVQFRRAGTIQTAFGPREGVFADHGSPVWASKQDVSDGERWRAGQVSAQITTRFVVRWTAFTAALRPTDQLVCGGVTYEITGIKEPLGRRQWLEITTAAQVDGNEDQD from the coding sequence ATGGTGCGCAGTCTAGATCGGCTGGTGCAGTTCCGGCGGGCGGGGACGATTCAGACGGCGTTCGGCCCGCGCGAGGGCGTGTTTGCTGATCACGGCTCGCCGGTCTGGGCGAGCAAACAGGATGTCTCCGATGGTGAGCGGTGGCGGGCAGGCCAAGTCTCAGCCCAGATCACGACGCGGTTCGTCGTGCGATGGACTGCCTTCACGGCAGCGCTGCGCCCAACCGACCAGCTGGTCTGCGGCGGCGTCACCTACGAGATCACTGGCATCAAGGAACCGCTGGGCCGTCGCCAATGGCTCGAAATCACAACAGCAGCGCAGGTGGATGGTAATGAAGATCAGGACTGA
- a CDS encoding glycoside hydrolase family 108 protein: protein MTASNFIAVMDEVFAHEGGFVNHPKDPGGATNWGITIGTLSAWRGARQTADQVRALTKEEARKIYRTQYWDKVRGDNLPAGIDLVAMDGGVNSGVRRGAQWVQRALGVSADGKVGPVTINAALAADHVAIIVKACAIRMGFLRALSTFSTFGRGWSRRVASVEAVGVRMATVAKAEDVRPVLLDQKAKAQAKASKEQAGAAAVPVGGAGGTTLADLPTWGLIGLGVAVIVVAVLLLGRARHDKERADAYQRIAEGSAP from the coding sequence ATGACAGCATCGAATTTCATCGCCGTGATGGACGAAGTGTTCGCCCATGAAGGCGGGTTTGTGAACCACCCCAAGGATCCCGGCGGCGCAACAAACTGGGGGATTACGATCGGCACCCTGTCGGCATGGCGTGGCGCGCGGCAGACTGCTGACCAAGTGCGCGCGCTGACCAAAGAAGAGGCGCGCAAGATCTACCGCACGCAGTACTGGGACAAGGTGCGCGGCGACAACCTGCCCGCAGGGATCGATCTTGTTGCCATGGACGGTGGCGTGAACAGCGGCGTGCGCCGCGGCGCGCAGTGGGTCCAGCGCGCCTTGGGTGTTTCTGCCGACGGCAAGGTTGGGCCGGTCACGATCAACGCCGCGCTGGCGGCCGATCATGTTGCGATCATCGTCAAAGCCTGCGCGATCCGCATGGGCTTCCTCCGTGCGTTGTCGACCTTCAGCACCTTCGGTCGCGGCTGGTCGCGGCGTGTGGCGTCGGTCGAAGCTGTCGGCGTCCGCATGGCCACCGTTGCCAAGGCAGAGGACGTGCGCCCCGTGCTGCTGGACCAGAAGGCCAAGGCGCAGGCCAAGGCCAGCAAGGAGCAAGCAGGAGCCGCTGCCGTGCCCGTGGGCGGCGCTGGCGGGACCACGCTGGCAGACCTGCCGACATGGGGCCTGATCGGCCTGGGTGTTGCTGTCATCGTGGTTGCGGTCCTGCTGCTCGGCCGCGCGCGTCACGACAAGGAACGGGCAGACGCCTATCAACGCATCGCAGAAGGAAGTGCGCCATGA
- a CDS encoding HK97 gp10 family phage protein → MVMKIRTEGFKELDDALGELSKAAGKGVLRRALLSAAQPMAALAKSYAPDDPNTGGFDLKSSIIAGTRLSRAQTKAHRKMFRDDRAAVEVFVGPGPLPQAIQQEFGNINHGPQPYLRPAFDQDARALVDRLGEELADEVTKSVARARRRALKG, encoded by the coding sequence ATGGTAATGAAGATCAGGACTGAAGGCTTCAAGGAACTTGACGATGCGCTCGGTGAGCTGAGCAAGGCTGCAGGCAAGGGCGTGTTGCGGCGCGCACTATTGAGCGCCGCACAGCCGATGGCGGCCCTGGCAAAAAGCTATGCGCCCGATGATCCGAACACCGGCGGCTTCGATCTCAAGTCCTCGATCATCGCAGGGACCAGACTGTCGCGGGCGCAGACCAAAGCGCACCGCAAGATGTTCCGCGATGATCGCGCGGCGGTCGAAGTGTTCGTTGGGCCGGGTCCATTGCCGCAGGCGATCCAGCAGGAGTTCGGCAACATCAATCACGGGCCGCAGCCCTACCTGCGGCCTGCCTTCGATCAAGATGCCCGTGCGCTGGTTGACCGGTTGGGCGAAGAACTGGCCGACGAGGTGACCAAGTCCGTCGCACGTGCGCGCCGCAGGGCGCTGAAGGGATAA
- a CDS encoding DUF4376 domain-containing protein, with protein MPFAANGQISTTDFDGAVEISQAQYNAALEGMMNGKVVVVDGGFAVVDPPEPEPKPEPEPLTPEEELAAIHAEINAERDRRLRADFAFAGKMFQRDAVSLARITGAATLAGFAMAQGAGAGDLRWANPDRDFMWIAADNSLMPMDAPTAFDFGAAAAQVETEIVFAARALREMDPVPDDIADDQWWP; from the coding sequence ATGCCTTTTGCAGCCAATGGACAAATCAGCACCACGGATTTTGACGGGGCGGTAGAAATCAGCCAAGCGCAGTATAACGCGGCGCTCGAAGGCATGATGAACGGAAAGGTGGTCGTTGTTGATGGCGGGTTTGCTGTCGTTGATCCGCCAGAACCGGAGCCGAAGCCAGAGCCAGAACCTCTGACGCCGGAAGAAGAACTCGCTGCAATTCACGCAGAGATCAACGCCGAACGCGACCGTCGCTTGCGGGCCGACTTTGCCTTCGCTGGCAAAATGTTCCAGCGGGACGCGGTGTCTTTGGCGCGGATCACGGGAGCAGCGACGCTGGCAGGGTTTGCAATGGCGCAAGGTGCGGGCGCGGGCGATCTGCGTTGGGCCAACCCTGACCGCGATTTCATGTGGATCGCTGCTGACAACAGCCTGATGCCGATGGATGCGCCTACCGCGTTTGATTTCGGTGCAGCGGCGGCGCAAGTCGAGACAGAGATTGTGTTCGCCGCTCGTGCTTTGCGCGAGATGGACCCGGTTCCCGACGACATCGCAGACGATCAGTGGTGGCCGTAA
- a CDS encoding S49 family peptidase, translating to MRNTIASYIGAQAMAVDVGFGAGLLGMALPTAEQPVAAFSAGGVTIQRGERFAISRGVGVMPVRGMLTPNSEILERYLGWSTYVGIEDTAALLAASDEVAAVVLEFDSPGGLVIGMDAAVAAVAALAKVKPVYAMVNPLAASAAYHIASQCTSIAVTPGGVVGSIGVMRAGSWPVQPDMYGEEWSIDLSTHARAKWPNPTTEAGKREIARSLDESEARFHSNVAAGRGIDPAALTLQLSVTDDPVDGGAIFYADDAIKRGLADSQETRAAFYDRVMSAHAPAPKGQARSAFAARAAASAALALT from the coding sequence ATGAGAAACACGATTGCAAGCTATATCGGCGCGCAGGCGATGGCCGTCGATGTCGGGTTCGGCGCCGGCCTCTTGGGCATGGCGCTGCCGACAGCCGAACAGCCCGTTGCTGCCTTCAGTGCCGGCGGCGTCACAATCCAGCGCGGCGAACGCTTTGCGATCTCGCGCGGCGTCGGTGTCATGCCGGTGCGCGGGATGCTGACGCCGAACTCCGAGATCCTCGAGCGGTATCTTGGCTGGTCCACCTATGTCGGCATCGAAGACACGGCGGCACTGCTGGCGGCGTCCGACGAGGTCGCAGCGGTGGTGCTGGAATTCGACAGCCCCGGCGGGCTGGTCATCGGAATGGACGCAGCCGTTGCGGCCGTCGCGGCGCTGGCAAAGGTCAAGCCGGTCTATGCAATGGTCAACCCGCTGGCCGCCTCCGCTGCCTATCACATCGCCAGCCAATGCACCTCGATCGCGGTGACACCGGGCGGCGTGGTCGGATCGATCGGCGTGATGCGCGCAGGGTCATGGCCAGTCCAGCCCGATATGTACGGCGAGGAATGGTCGATCGATCTGTCCACGCATGCCCGCGCCAAATGGCCGAACCCGACCACCGAGGCCGGAAAGCGCGAGATCGCGCGATCCTTGGATGAAAGCGAGGCGCGGTTCCATTCGAATGTGGCGGCAGGTCGCGGCATCGATCCCGCGGCGCTGACATTGCAACTGTCTGTCACCGATGATCCGGTGGATGGCGGCGCGATCTTCTACGCCGATGACGCCATCAAGCGCGGTTTGGCGGACAGCCAAGAAACCCGCGCCGCATTCTACGACCGCGTGATGTCCGCACACGCGCCCGCCCCCAAGGGCCAAGCCAGAAGCGCCTTTGCTGCCCGCGCGGCTGCATCCGCCGCACTCGCCCTTACCTGA
- a CDS encoding phage portal protein — protein sequence MKILDRITGRTARAQERPVARIEPQLSASATPISGTAHPESWLRNIGFGGQSRVKSLPHVSPEIMQRHATVFACCNIIAGDMSKVPVKLYQRDLDGKETRVREHPAAYLLNVESSPGVAAITARFALNYAFCLRGRAYAFAPRDGAGELVMIDTIKQQKVAELNYGRSWFYDFEDGDGVQRRAPSRSMLHMRYMAEDGWTGRSPLEVAAESMGLALAGQEAAARAASGTQMRAFLKMEDVYEDDEDFRRNALRVRNALNDPEANGIPIIGSGDDITSLDLSAADQELLSSRKFDREQIAAIYRVPPSKLQLLEHGVKANGQQQAIDYKSDCLLHWAGFIEGQMRMGLLTEAERRSGLFFRHDFNALLQSTTKERYDALIKAVGGPFMTWKEARELDGLPDLPEGEMPYPPPNMTRDDDPREEDET from the coding sequence ATCCGGCACGGCCCATCCAGAAAGCTGGCTGCGCAACATCGGGTTTGGCGGGCAGAGCCGCGTCAAATCGCTACCGCATGTCTCGCCCGAGATCATGCAGCGGCACGCCACGGTCTTTGCCTGCTGCAACATTATCGCGGGCGACATGTCCAAGGTGCCGGTCAAGCTTTACCAGCGCGATCTGGACGGCAAGGAAACGCGGGTGCGCGAGCATCCGGCAGCCTATCTGCTGAACGTCGAAAGCAGCCCCGGCGTTGCGGCGATCACCGCACGGTTCGCGCTGAACTATGCCTTCTGCCTGCGCGGCAGGGCCTATGCCTTTGCGCCACGCGATGGCGCGGGCGAGCTGGTGATGATCGACACGATCAAGCAGCAGAAGGTTGCCGAGCTGAACTATGGCCGCAGCTGGTTCTACGACTTCGAGGATGGCGATGGCGTCCAGCGACGCGCGCCGAGCCGGTCGATGCTGCATATGCGCTACATGGCCGAGGATGGCTGGACGGGACGCAGCCCGCTCGAGGTTGCTGCCGAAAGCATGGGGTTGGCGCTGGCCGGGCAGGAGGCGGCGGCGCGGGCGGCATCGGGCACGCAGATGCGTGCCTTCCTGAAAATGGAAGATGTCTACGAGGACGACGAGGACTTCCGCCGCAACGCCCTGCGGGTTCGCAATGCGCTGAACGATCCCGAGGCAAACGGGATCCCAATCATCGGGTCCGGGGATGACATCACCAGCCTCGATCTCTCGGCCGCAGATCAGGAGCTGTTGTCATCGCGCAAGTTCGACCGCGAACAGATTGCTGCGATCTACCGCGTGCCGCCATCCAAGCTGCAGCTGCTCGAGCACGGCGTCAAAGCCAACGGCCAGCAGCAGGCGATCGATTACAAGTCGGACTGCCTGCTGCACTGGGCAGGCTTCATCGAAGGGCAGATGCGCATGGGACTGCTGACCGAGGCCGAGCGGCGCAGCGGGCTGTTCTTCCGGCACGACTTCAACGCGCTGCTGCAGTCTACGACAAAAGAACGCTACGACGCACTGATCAAGGCCGTGGGCGGTCCCTTCATGACCTGGAAGGAAGCCCGTGAACTCGACGGGCTGCCCGACCTGCCCGAAGGCGAGATGCCTTATCCGCCGCCGAACATGACGCGTGACGACGACCCCAGAGAGGAAGACGAGACATGA
- a CDS encoding phage tail tube protein, whose translation MSKQIIAYGATVERSNDGVAWESIPEGKGVAVPVVETEYLDATSLDSPNGFREYVKGMKDAGVISVPCGYTADGYEQQLADQADDAPIFYRTTMKAAVGQATGDIFEFKGFPTPMLETGALGELVGMSISIRTTGDVEWTKGTAAV comes from the coding sequence ATGAGCAAGCAAATCATCGCCTACGGGGCAACCGTAGAGCGTTCCAACGACGGCGTGGCATGGGAAAGCATCCCCGAAGGCAAAGGCGTCGCCGTGCCTGTGGTCGAGACCGAATACCTCGACGCCACGTCCCTCGACAGCCCGAACGGCTTTCGCGAATACGTCAAAGGCATGAAAGATGCCGGCGTGATCAGCGTGCCCTGCGGCTACACTGCCGACGGCTATGAGCAGCAGCTCGCAGACCAGGCGGACGACGCGCCGATCTTCTACCGCACGACGATGAAAGCGGCTGTCGGGCAGGCGACGGGCGACATCTTCGAGTTCAAAGGGTTTCCAACCCCGATGCTCGAAACCGGCGCGCTCGGCGAATTGGTCGGCATGTCCATCAGCATCCGCACCACCGGCGACGTCGAATGGACGAAAGGGACAGCAGCAGTATGA
- a CDS encoding phage major capsid protein: protein MPKDLNDLRRDRKTAAAAMQTCADKIAALEAAETPDATAIAAAVAEFETAEAAFKDASARVIRAEAVETAQAAAAGEGDVQDPPAPRPAATAKNPEHAGIEIGFMMSALANNKGDKDKAVAQLERDGHSGISASLTGATDGAGGVTIPRAQATDIIGLLRPRVTVRASGARTIDMPAGQLRHARQSSAATATYGAELAATVPSQPSFDTVQQNFKKLTSLVPISNTLLRQSSVAMAMLVRDDMIRVMALREDLGFLRNDGTGDLPKGLLSWVPGANFETGVAATAAAAEAAVRRAVDRVEEGNVAMVRPGWIMRPSAKNWLANLRDPNGNLLFTSIDQNGTLRGFPIQTTTQLPNNLGAGTNETEVIFADFDEIMIGDSLVVTISSSTEAAYFEGGVIKSAFQNDQTLMRTVAEHDLAPAHDAAIAGFTGVDWSL from the coding sequence ATGCCTAAAGACCTCAACGACCTGCGCCGCGACCGCAAGACCGCTGCCGCAGCCATGCAGACCTGTGCCGACAAGATCGCCGCGCTCGAAGCGGCGGAAACGCCCGATGCAACCGCGATTGCTGCGGCCGTCGCGGAATTCGAGACCGCCGAGGCTGCGTTCAAGGATGCCAGCGCCCGCGTCATCCGCGCTGAAGCCGTCGAAACGGCACAAGCCGCCGCTGCCGGTGAAGGTGATGTCCAGGACCCGCCCGCACCGCGCCCTGCCGCCACAGCCAAGAACCCCGAACACGCCGGGATCGAGATCGGCTTCATGATGTCTGCACTCGCCAACAACAAAGGCGACAAGGACAAGGCGGTCGCGCAGCTCGAACGCGACGGTCATAGTGGGATCAGCGCGTCGCTGACCGGTGCGACGGACGGTGCCGGCGGTGTGACTATCCCGCGCGCGCAGGCCACCGACATCATCGGCCTGCTGCGCCCGCGCGTGACAGTGCGTGCCTCGGGCGCGCGTACAATCGACATGCCCGCAGGCCAGCTGCGTCATGCGCGCCAGTCCTCTGCCGCGACGGCCACCTATGGCGCCGAACTGGCAGCGACGGTGCCAAGCCAGCCGTCGTTCGACACCGTTCAGCAAAACTTCAAAAAGCTGACCAGCCTTGTGCCGATCTCGAACACCCTGCTGCGCCAGTCCAGCGTGGCCATGGCAATGCTGGTGCGCGATGACATGATCCGCGTCATGGCGCTGCGAGAGGACCTGGGCTTTCTGCGCAATGACGGGACTGGTGATCTGCCGAAAGGTCTGCTGTCCTGGGTGCCCGGCGCAAACTTCGAGACGGGTGTCGCGGCCACAGCCGCCGCAGCTGAAGCGGCGGTGCGCCGTGCCGTCGACCGCGTCGAGGAAGGCAATGTCGCCATGGTGCGTCCGGGCTGGATCATGCGACCGTCGGCCAAGAACTGGCTGGCCAACCTGCGCGATCCCAACGGCAACCTGCTGTTTACCAGCATCGACCAGAACGGCACCCTGCGTGGCTTCCCGATTCAGACAACGACGCAGTTGCCCAACAACCTTGGCGCAGGCACCAACGAGACCGAGGTCATCTTTGCCGATTTCGACGAGATCATGATCGGCGACAGCCTGGTCGTCACGATCAGCAGCTCGACCGAGGCGGCTTACTTCGAAGGCGGGGTCATCAAATCCGCCTTCCAGAATGACCAGACGCTGATGCGCACTGTGGCCGAACACGATCTGGCACCTGCGCATGACGCTGCGATCGCGGGCTTTACCGGCGTCGACTGGTCGCTCTGA
- the gp17 gene encoding tail completion protein gp17, with protein MEEAFRTILAASPAVSGIAGDRINFGTNVQGARYPRIVMFTIDDAEGHNLDGPDGHSIGRVQVDCYAMSYEEAKLLSRTVRAVLDGYSGDGFQGVFHALSRDTREGGSNEAKRPFRVSLDFITHYNPT; from the coding sequence ATGGAAGAGGCATTCCGCACGATCCTCGCCGCATCGCCTGCGGTCAGCGGCATCGCGGGCGACCGGATCAACTTCGGCACCAATGTCCAAGGCGCACGCTATCCGCGGATCGTCATGTTCACGATCGACGACGCCGAAGGCCATAACCTCGATGGGCCGGACGGTCACTCGATCGGGCGCGTTCAGGTCGACTGCTACGCGATGTCTTACGAAGAGGCCAAACTGCTTTCCCGCACCGTGCGTGCCGTTCTCGACGGCTACAGCGGCGACGGGTTCCAAGGTGTTTTCCACGCGCTGTCGCGGGACACACGCGAGGGCGGATCAAACGAGGCCAAGCGGCCTTTCCGCGTCTCGCTCGACTTCATCACCCACTACAACCCAACCTAA
- a CDS encoding phage tail tape measure protein: protein MSKSVIGSLRVNLGLDSADFTRGLSQAQRKQGDFSKSLNRMEGSAVKATRGITRALGGLAIAAAGAFSVGQLVRQISTFETSMSKVAAISGATETQLRALRDTARTLGATTEFSASQAADGLGFLAMAGFNAKEALDAIPSVLDLATASGMDLASTADIASNIMSGFGIAAGNAANVSDVLAAASSRANTNVSQLGQAMSTVAPISAALGIGLEDTAAAIGVMSDAGIQGERAGTALRGILAALAGPTAAAQEALENYGLTIDQVDPATNGLAEVMQTLGERGLSTADAIAIFGREAASGALVLVEGAARVAEFGSELRNVDGAAADMANTMRDNLGGDLTTLQSTVSGLILALGDAGLTQAIRGVIQFVTVLVGGITDLVNGVSAVAQMIANNISVFVGFGETQSATSKAVDNIVLSLADEVSAIAAVTQALPPGIELSRRAAEGKLREASAIYAKIEAARQEARQAVLSSAEFRSLGVEVELANEALAENRNQAQRMAGGQFAPIPNEYRESIAQTAEVLRRARIQQEALLSGAEIETEAYEEAGRQIKRLEDALASATGDVVVMGESLITLGDRGEVIFGDVVTAADTATSALGGAARNGMATLDKAAEDLGKTMSGPLSTGVDGVADAFGDLVMRGFRDFKSFAASIVSSFKDMIRQIVVAAARNKIMLSLGIGGSGIGTVASAGQGVLGSLSGAGGLLGGVGAAASTIGAGFMGGANFFASGVASGGIGGGFSAIGTALSGATGGLGGLAAAAGAVALPLAAAALAIGAFRTKTKELDKGLDVTVNAMGATVKEFEKIQKSRFFGLSRRTSTNERVVQDSAIGTSIAAMQDGVRQAASALGFGANAFAGFSYDFRLSLKGLSESEATAAVQDQLAKMGDAFASLVPHIGSVNELLEVANQRVQLEDELLRLQGRDMELLNRQRERERAAINALNLPLLNQIYALEDQAAAYEAIQRTMDLFRQPLSLDSNRFNDRFTATISAAEDRRFLVQKEADDAQLTELKLMRLALERLANEQRDIRLYGGVV from the coding sequence ATGAGCAAAAGTGTCATCGGCAGCCTGAGGGTTAACCTCGGGCTGGACAGTGCCGACTTCACGCGAGGGCTTTCGCAGGCGCAGCGCAAGCAGGGCGACTTTTCCAAATCGCTCAATCGCATGGAAGGCAGCGCGGTCAAGGCGACACGCGGCATCACGCGGGCGCTTGGCGGCCTCGCGATTGCCGCAGCTGGTGCCTTTTCAGTCGGCCAGCTGGTTCGGCAGATTTCGACATTTGAAACCTCCATGTCGAAAGTCGCAGCGATCAGCGGTGCCACCGAGACCCAGCTGCGCGCCCTGCGCGATACGGCTCGGACGTTGGGTGCCACGACCGAGTTTTCTGCGTCGCAAGCCGCCGATGGTCTGGGCTTCTTGGCAATGGCCGGCTTCAACGCGAAAGAAGCTTTGGACGCAATCCCGTCCGTCCTCGACCTTGCCACAGCGTCCGGCATGGATCTTGCGAGCACTGCCGACATTGCGTCCAACATCATGTCGGGCTTCGGGATAGCAGCTGGGAACGCGGCAAACGTATCCGATGTCCTTGCCGCTGCGTCTAGCCGAGCGAACACAAATGTTAGCCAGCTGGGGCAGGCGATGTCGACGGTAGCACCTATCTCGGCTGCCCTTGGCATCGGCCTTGAAGACACCGCCGCTGCAATCGGTGTCATGTCTGACGCTGGTATCCAGGGTGAACGGGCCGGCACGGCTCTTCGTGGTATCCTGGCTGCCTTGGCTGGCCCGACGGCAGCGGCGCAAGAAGCCTTGGAAAATTACGGGCTTACCATCGATCAAGTCGATCCCGCCACGAACGGGCTTGCCGAGGTCATGCAGACCCTTGGTGAGCGCGGACTTTCGACGGCTGACGCGATAGCGATCTTTGGCCGCGAGGCAGCGTCGGGGGCGTTGGTTTTGGTTGAAGGCGCGGCACGGGTTGCTGAATTTGGCAGCGAGCTGCGCAATGTAGACGGTGCAGCCGCCGACATGGCTAACACTATGCGCGACAACCTCGGGGGCGACCTCACCACGCTGCAATCGACAGTTTCCGGCTTAATCCTAGCGCTTGGCGATGCAGGGCTGACTCAGGCAATCCGCGGCGTGATCCAGTTCGTGACGGTCCTGGTTGGTGGCATCACTGATCTGGTGAATGGTGTCTCTGCCGTTGCTCAGATGATCGCCAACAACATCAGCGTTTTCGTTGGGTTCGGCGAAACGCAATCAGCCACTTCGAAGGCCGTCGACAACATCGTTCTGTCGCTTGCGGACGAAGTATCCGCGATCGCTGCTGTGACGCAGGCCTTGCCGCCGGGTATTGAGCTGAGCCGTCGCGCCGCCGAAGGAAAGCTGCGCGAGGCCAGCGCGATTTACGCGAAGATCGAAGCGGCAAGACAGGAAGCGCGTCAGGCGGTGCTGTCGTCGGCAGAGTTTCGGAGCCTTGGCGTCGAAGTGGAGCTCGCCAATGAAGCCTTGGCGGAGAACCGCAATCAGGCGCAGCGCATGGCCGGAGGTCAATTCGCGCCGATCCCCAACGAATATCGCGAGAGCATCGCGCAAACAGCAGAGGTGCTGCGACGCGCGAGGATTCAGCAAGAGGCTCTGCTCTCTGGCGCTGAAATCGAGACGGAAGCCTATGAAGAGGCTGGACGACAGATCAAGCGCCTCGAGGATGCACTCGCCAGCGCAACTGGCGATGTCGTCGTCATGGGCGAAAGCCTGATCACTCTCGGCGACAGGGGCGAGGTGATTTTCGGCGATGTCGTCACCGCCGCCGATACTGCTACCAGCGCACTCGGCGGTGCCGCCCGCAACGGTATGGCGACGCTCGACAAAGCGGCCGAGGATCTGGGTAAGACAATGTCGGGGCCACTGTCTACTGGCGTCGATGGCGTCGCAGATGCCTTCGGTGATCTGGTCATGCGCGGGTTTCGGGACTTCAAGTCCTTTGCGGCCAGTATAGTGTCTAGCTTCAAAGATATGATCCGGCAAATAGTCGTTGCGGCTGCGCGCAACAAGATCATGCTGAGCCTCGGTATCGGCGGGTCCGGCATCGGGACTGTCGCAAGCGCAGGGCAGGGCGTCCTTGGCAGCCTTAGTGGCGCTGGCGGGCTTCTGGGCGGCGTTGGGGCTGCGGCGAGCACGATTGGCGCGGGCTTTATGGGCGGCGCGAACTTCTTTGCATCGGGCGTTGCGTCCGGCGGCATCGGGGGCGGTTTCTCTGCTATTGGCACAGCTCTATCCGGCGCGACAGGCGGACTGGGCGGGCTGGCCGCTGCGGCTGGCGCTGTGGCCCTGCCATTGGCGGCTGCGGCTTTGGCTATCGGCGCGTTCCGCACAAAGACCAAGGAACTGGACAAGGGTCTTGACGTCACGGTCAACGCGATGGGCGCGACCGTGAAGGAATTCGAGAAGATCCAGAAAAGCCGTTTTTTCGGCCTGTCGCGGCGCACAAGCACCAATGAACGGGTCGTGCAGGACAGCGCCATCGGTACCTCGATCGCGGCGATGCAGGATGGTGTGCGCCAGGCGGCGTCTGCGCTTGGCTTTGGCGCTAACGCGTTCGCCGGGTTCTCATATGATTTCCGGCTGTCTCTTAAGGGACTGTCCGAAAGCGAAGCAACAGCCGCTGTTCAGGATCAGCTGGCAAAGATGGGCGATGCGTTTGCGTCACTGGTCCCGCATATCGGCAGCGTGAATGAGCTGCTTGAAGTCGCCAATCAGCGCGTCCAGCTTGAAGACGAGCTCTTGCGATTGCAGGGCCGCGATATGGAGCTGCTGAACCGGCAGCGCGAACGGGAACGAGCCGCAATCAACGCGCTGAACCTGCCACTGCTGAACCAAATCTATGCATTGGAGGATCAAGCAGCTGCCTATGAGGCGATCCAGCGAACAATGGACCTGTTTCGCCAACCGCTCTCGCTCGACAGCAACAGGTTCAACGACCGCTTCACGGCGACAATTTCGGCTGCGGAAGATCGGCGCTTTCTGGTCCAGAAAGAAGCCGACGATGCCCAACTGACAGAGCTCAAGCTGATGCGATTGGCGCTTGAGCGCCTAGCCAACGAACAGCGCGACATTCGGCTTTACGGGGGGGTGGTGTAA